A section of the Solea solea chromosome 17, fSolSol10.1, whole genome shotgun sequence genome encodes:
- the zfand3 gene encoding AN1-type zinc finger protein 3 isoform X1, with translation MGDTSERSKPPSLPPRCPCGFWGSSKTMNLCSKCFADIQKKQPGDDCTSKPIQSTGSSQSSVFSSETSSSSSQSLSSSPPSGSEQPSTEEPSPTCPGSQREGVSSTETATGTLSLCTPTKRPRESASGSESEETPEKRPRTDEKDGSSEESRGTPKQKNRRRCYRCQTKLELVQQELGSCRCGYVFCMLHRLPEQHDCLFDHLGRGREEAVLKMVKLDRKVGRSCQRIGEECS, from the exons ATGGGAGACACCAGTGAACGAAGCAAACCTCCGAGTCTACCTCCCCGGTGTCCCTGTGGATTTTGGGG GTCCAGCAAAACCATGAACCTCTGCTCCAAATGTTTTGCTG ACATCCAGAAGAAGCAGCCAGGTGACGACTGCACCTCCAAACCTATCCAAAGCACTGGGAGTAGCCAATCGTCCGTGTTCAGCAGCGAGACGAGCAGTAGCAGTAGTCAGTCTCTATCGTCGTCGCCGCCCTCCGGCTCCGAGCAGCCGTCGACTGAAGAGCCCTCGCCGACGTGTCCTGGCTCACAGCGGGAAG GCGTGTCGTCCACAGAAACAGCCACAGGCACACTCTCACTCTGCACACCCACAAAACGTCCCAGAGAATCAG CCTCGGGCTCAGAGAGCGAGGAGACGCCAGAGAAGCGGCCTCGGACAGACGAGAAAGACGGGAGCAGCGAGGAGAGCCGCGGGACGCCCAAGCAGAAGAACCGTCGACGCTGCTATCGCTGCCAAACCAAACTAGAGCTGGTGCAGCAGGAACTGGGCTCCTGCCGCTGCG GCTATGTCTTCTGCATGCTCCACCGTCTCCCCGAGCAACACGACTGTCTGTTCGACCACCTGGGCCGCGGACGCGAGGAGGCTGTCCTCAAGATGGTGAAGCTGGACCGCAAGGTGGGCCGCTCGTGCCAACGCATCGGGGAGGAGTGCTCCTGA
- the zfand3 gene encoding AN1-type zinc finger protein 3 isoform X2, giving the protein MGDTSERSKPPSLPPRCPCGFWGSSKTMNLCSKCFADIQKKQPGDDCTSKPIQSTGSSQSSVFSSETSSSSSQSLSSSPPSGSEQPSTEEPSPTCPGSQREASGSESEETPEKRPRTDEKDGSSEESRGTPKQKNRRRCYRCQTKLELVQQELGSCRCGYVFCMLHRLPEQHDCLFDHLGRGREEAVLKMVKLDRKVGRSCQRIGEECS; this is encoded by the exons ATGGGAGACACCAGTGAACGAAGCAAACCTCCGAGTCTACCTCCCCGGTGTCCCTGTGGATTTTGGGG GTCCAGCAAAACCATGAACCTCTGCTCCAAATGTTTTGCTG ACATCCAGAAGAAGCAGCCAGGTGACGACTGCACCTCCAAACCTATCCAAAGCACTGGGAGTAGCCAATCGTCCGTGTTCAGCAGCGAGACGAGCAGTAGCAGTAGTCAGTCTCTATCGTCGTCGCCGCCCTCCGGCTCCGAGCAGCCGTCGACTGAAGAGCCCTCGCCGACGTGTCCTGGCTCACAGCGGGAAG CCTCGGGCTCAGAGAGCGAGGAGACGCCAGAGAAGCGGCCTCGGACAGACGAGAAAGACGGGAGCAGCGAGGAGAGCCGCGGGACGCCCAAGCAGAAGAACCGTCGACGCTGCTATCGCTGCCAAACCAAACTAGAGCTGGTGCAGCAGGAACTGGGCTCCTGCCGCTGCG GCTATGTCTTCTGCATGCTCCACCGTCTCCCCGAGCAACACGACTGTCTGTTCGACCACCTGGGCCGCGGACGCGAGGAGGCTGTCCTCAAGATGGTGAAGCTGGACCGCAAGGTGGGCCGCTCGTGCCAACGCATCGGGGAGGAGTGCTCCTGA